From the Pontiella agarivorans genome, one window contains:
- a CDS encoding hemolysin family protein, which translates to MTLSGMAVLLLCSAFFSGTETALFSLSRDQIKKLRAHGRHVDRLLVLLRDNPAGLLVAILFGNLVVNILFFCMSASFALEIGNTYGEWWQALIGFAVLVTVILSGEIFPKAIGISFPERIVRLNSPLLSFWFHFMGPVRMALEIITRKMEPSEEHDNRIDSRELKMLIEVTHHDPTFGKQEKAIVEDIVNLPEIRLREIMVPRVRQLFRRADAPAGEALAEAAEQELELIPIYEEDEDNIVGVVEVSDLFANSDPDKPLKLFSRPVRFVPETKRADAMLREFMDEELRMVCVVDEYGGLAGTIMLEDLLEEVVGEFDAMEVPQVEQLSETTYRLQGNLGIREWRSLFVGFLHEEMMRDLALDTLSGLVVSLLKRLPATGDVVEVGNLRFTVEQVRSNRIETVLLELVMADDGGDA; encoded by the coding sequence TTGACGTTGAGCGGGATGGCGGTACTGCTGTTGTGCTCTGCTTTTTTTTCGGGAACGGAAACGGCCTTGTTTTCGCTGAGTCGGGATCAGATTAAAAAACTGCGCGCCCACGGACGGCATGTTGATCGGTTGCTGGTTCTGTTACGGGACAATCCGGCGGGACTGCTGGTGGCTATTTTATTTGGCAACCTCGTCGTGAATATTCTGTTTTTCTGTATGAGTGCGTCCTTTGCGCTCGAAATCGGGAACACATACGGCGAGTGGTGGCAGGCGCTGATCGGTTTTGCGGTGCTGGTGACGGTTATCCTGAGCGGAGAGATCTTTCCGAAAGCGATTGGAATATCGTTTCCGGAACGTATCGTGAGGCTGAATTCACCGCTGTTGAGTTTCTGGTTTCATTTTATGGGTCCGGTTCGGATGGCGCTGGAAATCATTACCCGGAAAATGGAGCCTTCCGAAGAGCATGATAACCGCATCGATTCCCGGGAACTGAAAATGCTGATTGAGGTGACGCACCACGATCCAACCTTTGGAAAACAGGAAAAGGCGATTGTGGAGGATATTGTGAATCTGCCGGAAATTCGGTTGCGCGAAATTATGGTGCCGAGGGTGAGGCAGCTGTTTCGCCGGGCTGATGCCCCGGCTGGAGAGGCTTTGGCTGAGGCGGCGGAGCAGGAGCTTGAGCTGATTCCGATTTATGAAGAGGACGAGGATAATATTGTCGGTGTGGTGGAGGTGAGTGATCTATTTGCAAATTCAGATCCCGACAAACCCTTGAAGTTGTTTTCCCGTCCGGTGCGTTTTGTGCCGGAAACCAAACGCGCCGATGCCATGTTGCGTGAATTTATGGATGAAGAACTGCGGATGGTCTGCGTGGTGGATGAATATGGGGGACTTGCGGGAACGATTATGCTGGAAGATCTGCTTGAAGAGGTGGTGGGCGAGTTCGATGCCATGGAGGTTCCGCAGGTTGAGCAGCTCAGCGAAACGACATATCGGTTGCAGGGGAATCTAGGCATTCGCGAATGGCGCAGCCTGTTTGTCGGCTTTCTTCATGAAGAGATGATGCGCGATTTGGCGCTGGATACCTTGAGCGGTCTGGTGGTCTCGCTGTTGAAACGGCTTCCGGCTACGGGCGATGTGGTTGAGGTGGGCAACCTGCGTTTTACGGTGGAGCAGGTGCGCTCAAACCGGATCGAGACCGTTTTGCTGGAATTGGTTATGGCTGATGATGGAGGTGACGCATGA
- the ribD gene encoding bifunctional diaminohydroxyphosphoribosylaminopyrimidine deaminase/5-amino-6-(5-phosphoribosylamino)uracil reductase RibD, with translation MDKDQTYMMRAIELAKQGEGLTRPNPPVGAVLVLDDQIIAEGWHKKAGSDHAERACLKKLPPMPVNLKDATLYVTLEPCSTHGKTPPCTDIILEKGVGRVVVSVVDLNPAHAGRGLTILEDAGVEVRSGVCEEAGRELIAPFEKRITTGLPFVTLKLASTLDGKIADCNGDSKWITGPEARERVQDMRRRADAIMVGAATVRADDPSLLPRPSGGRKPWRVIVGTHIPEGSRVRTDEFANQTLVRSGDLRIILKELAEKQGVMHVFCEGGGKLAAGLIGAGLVDELALFMAPKLLGSDGLPNFGKNGALMAEMTNLRFQSLERVGKDILIKAIPED, from the coding sequence GTGGATAAAGACCAAACATATATGATGCGGGCGATTGAGCTGGCGAAGCAGGGTGAAGGGTTGACCCGCCCGAATCCGCCGGTGGGTGCTGTGCTGGTACTGGACGATCAGATTATTGCCGAGGGCTGGCATAAGAAAGCGGGATCGGATCATGCGGAGCGCGCCTGTCTGAAAAAACTGCCGCCGATGCCGGTAAATCTTAAGGATGCAACGCTCTATGTGACACTGGAGCCCTGTTCGACCCATGGGAAAACGCCGCCCTGCACAGATATTATTCTGGAAAAAGGGGTCGGCCGCGTGGTGGTTTCGGTGGTGGATCTGAATCCGGCGCATGCGGGCCGCGGCCTGACCATCCTTGAAGACGCAGGTGTTGAAGTGCGTTCGGGGGTCTGCGAAGAGGCCGGGCGCGAGCTGATTGCTCCGTTTGAAAAAAGGATTACCACCGGGCTGCCCTTTGTGACCCTTAAGCTGGCGTCGACCCTCGATGGAAAAATCGCGGATTGCAACGGCGATTCAAAATGGATCACCGGTCCCGAAGCGCGCGAGCGGGTGCAGGACATGCGCCGGCGTGCGGATGCGATTATGGTCGGTGCGGCCACGGTCCGTGCGGATGATCCGTCACTCCTGCCAAGGCCTTCCGGGGGGCGGAAACCGTGGCGGGTGATTGTCGGAACCCATATTCCGGAAGGTTCCAGGGTCCGGACCGATGAATTTGCGAATCAGACGCTGGTGCGCAGTGGTGATTTAAGAATAATTTTAAAGGAACTCGCAGAAAAGCAAGGTGTGATGCATGTCTTCTGTGAAGGGGGCGGTAAACTGGCGGCGGGACTGATTGGAGCAGGGCTTGTGGATGAATTGGCCTTGTTTATGGCTCCGAAACTGCTGGGTTCTGACGGGCTTCCAAACTTTGGAAAAAACGGTGCCCTGATGGCGGAGATGACGAATTTGAGGTTCCAGTCTTTGGAACGAGTGGGGAAAGACATACTGATTAAAGCGATACCGGAGGATTGA
- a CDS encoding GxxExxY protein, whose protein sequence is MSDDQTQAIIGAAMKVHRELGCGFLENVYQHALAVELSKQGISFEKEVELPVYYSGVKLG, encoded by the coding sequence ATGAGTGATGATCAGACTCAGGCCATTATTGGCGCGGCGATGAAAGTTCATCGTGAACTTGGGTGTGGATTTCTTGAAAATGTATATCAGCACGCTCTGGCGGTTGAGTTGAGCAAACAGGGAATTTCCTTTGAGAAGGAAGTTGAGCTTCCTGTTTACTATTCGGGAGTAAAACTCGGTTGA
- the nusB gene encoding transcription antitermination factor NusB: MQKKKVNGRRETREWIVQFLFQLDFNPEPIDIALKDFWEEKDPVPREKNYAEEIIKGVVQHKEELDEKLSQYAKRWNSDRMGAVDRTVMRVALFEMLYRDDVPPVVSINEAVHFAKDFSSFQSGRFVNGVLDRIRQEIDRPARTTYKPRGDK, translated from the coding sequence ATGCAGAAGAAAAAAGTAAACGGACGTCGGGAAACGCGCGAGTGGATTGTGCAGTTCCTTTTTCAGCTCGATTTTAATCCGGAACCCATCGATATCGCGTTGAAAGATTTCTGGGAAGAAAAAGATCCCGTTCCGCGTGAGAAAAACTATGCCGAAGAAATCATCAAAGGCGTGGTGCAGCACAAAGAAGAGCTGGATGAAAAACTGTCGCAGTATGCCAAACGCTGGAACTCCGACCGCATGGGGGCTGTCGATCGGACGGTTATGCGCGTTGCTCTTTTTGAGATGCTTTACCGTGATGACGTTCCTCCGGTGGTTTCAATTAATGAAGCCGTGCATTTTGCCAAGGACTTCAGCAGTTTTCAGTCGGGCCGTTTCGTCAACGGGGTGCTTGACCGGATTCGGCAGGAAATCGACCGGCCGGCGCGCACAACCTATAAACCGCGGGGTGATAAATAA
- a CDS encoding tetratricopeptide repeat protein — translation MKIKNVIFTCTGIFAALVMFAGCGSKTGEKEYAKAMSAWENGDLVRARSLLEKSINRTSENEKKSAALNELGLVLWELGEADAAAEAFSQSVNLTETLSGANLNLGIALYHSDQLDDAEVALQNVLGAEPKNETALAILGMIELRKRNWAGATKELTKSATLNPQDPATQNALALAILHQTKDSNRAIARLKQVTAAYPDYAPALYNLASIYEWYAKNTTAAMTYYKQYLAKAGSDGSHTPAANNAIARLGGKPVTSPANSNTATRVNPAEAARYIAEGSRLHSQKKYDEAIAQYKKAVMADPKQKSAYYNMGLAFYAKGDFGNAATACNNAVNLDPAFSDARYMLSLAYAKQKKWNDAEREAKELVSSDPAKGEQMLKYISDARKR, via the coding sequence ATGAAGATAAAGAACGTGATATTCACATGCACCGGCATTTTTGCGGCACTGGTGATGTTTGCCGGATGCGGATCCAAAACCGGTGAAAAAGAGTATGCCAAAGCCATGAGCGCCTGGGAAAACGGTGATCTCGTCCGCGCCCGCTCGCTGCTGGAAAAATCCATCAACCGCACCTCTGAAAACGAAAAAAAATCTGCGGCACTGAATGAACTCGGCCTGGTACTCTGGGAACTGGGCGAAGCGGATGCCGCAGCAGAGGCCTTCAGTCAGTCGGTCAACCTGACCGAAACCTTATCGGGAGCCAACCTGAACCTCGGCATTGCGCTCTATCACAGTGACCAGCTGGATGACGCAGAGGTGGCCCTGCAGAATGTGCTGGGTGCAGAACCGAAAAACGAGACCGCTCTCGCCATTCTCGGCATGATTGAACTGCGCAAACGAAACTGGGCCGGAGCCACGAAAGAACTGACCAAATCGGCAACGCTGAACCCGCAGGATCCAGCCACTCAAAATGCACTCGCATTGGCCATACTGCACCAGACGAAAGACAGCAACCGCGCAATTGCCCGCCTGAAGCAGGTAACCGCCGCCTATCCCGACTACGCCCCGGCCCTGTACAATCTGGCCTCTATCTATGAGTGGTATGCCAAAAACACCACCGCAGCCATGACTTATTACAAGCAATACCTCGCGAAAGCCGGCTCTGACGGAAGCCATACCCCCGCCGCCAACAACGCCATTGCCCGTCTCGGCGGAAAACCGGTAACGTCACCCGCAAACAGCAATACAGCCACACGGGTGAATCCTGCAGAAGCCGCCCGTTATATCGCGGAAGGCTCCCGCCTGCACAGCCAGAAGAAATACGATGAAGCCATTGCCCAGTACAAAAAAGCCGTCATGGCCGACCCCAAACAGAAAAGTGCTTATTACAACATGGGGCTGGCCTTTTATGCGAAGGGCGACTTCGGAAACGCCGCCACCGCCTGCAATAATGCCGTAAATCTGGATCCCGCCTTTTCCGATGCGCGCTACATGCTTTCGCTCGCGTATGCCAAACAGAAAAAATGGAATGATGCCGAACGTGAAGCCAAAGAACTGGTCAGCAGCGACCCAGCAAAAGGTGAACAAATGCTGAAATATATTTCCGATGCCCGAAAACGCTGA
- a CDS encoding CNNM domain-containing protein — MISTVTVILLGFAFSALFSGVETGSYTINRIRLERRVRERKTSAVILQNMLAQSHIFIFTVLIGNNLAVYLLSAAVTDLYISSGVSSGNLLLGFIPWNAETAATLTLMFPLFLFAEVGPKNLFRKKADVLMYRFAGLMKLLVWGFYPFTWPLKKIFSLLTHGSKDAGRDLHRLSPDALKEYFSTSEREGVISSEQSRMMDNATTMHSIPVRMLMSPIKKVPALQDSATVGDFKRLVARRETTEAILMHRHMAVGMITMFSLINRNLEDDEPLKPYADDLLYIEENRNLKSAFYRLRKHPRHRAVVTDARGHPVGFIRLEDIARYIVKK, encoded by the coding sequence ATGATCAGTACCGTCACCGTCATTCTGCTCGGCTTTGCTTTTTCCGCCTTGTTTTCGGGAGTGGAAACGGGAAGCTATACGATCAATCGCATCCGGCTCGAAAGGCGGGTGCGGGAACGGAAGACATCGGCTGTGATTCTGCAGAACATGCTGGCGCAGTCGCACATCTTCATTTTCACCGTACTGATCGGAAATAATCTTGCCGTTTACCTGCTTTCCGCGGCCGTGACCGATCTTTATATTTCTTCCGGAGTTTCCTCGGGGAACCTGCTGCTCGGCTTTATTCCATGGAATGCTGAAACTGCCGCAACGCTCACCCTGATGTTTCCGCTTTTCCTGTTTGCAGAAGTCGGGCCGAAAAATCTGTTCCGGAAAAAGGCCGATGTGCTCATGTATCGTTTTGCCGGCCTGATGAAACTGCTGGTCTGGGGGTTTTATCCGTTCACCTGGCCGCTCAAGAAAATCTTCAGTCTGTTGACCCATGGCTCAAAAGACGCCGGGCGCGACCTGCACCGGCTGTCGCCCGATGCGCTCAAGGAATATTTTTCGACCAGTGAGCGGGAGGGGGTCATTTCTTCGGAGCAGAGCCGTATGATGGATAATGCAACAACGATGCATAGTATTCCGGTGCGTATGCTGATGTCGCCGATCAAAAAAGTGCCGGCGCTTCAGGATTCCGCCACCGTCGGTGACTTTAAAAGGCTCGTTGCCCGGCGCGAAACCACCGAGGCGATACTAATGCATCGGCACATGGCGGTGGGTATGATTACGATGTTTTCGCTCATCAACCGTAATCTGGAGGATGACGAACCGCTTAAACCCTATGCCGACGATCTGCTGTATATTGAAGAAAACCGCAATCTGAAATCGGCTTTTTACCGGCTTCGAAAACATCCGCGCCACCGAGCAGTGGTTACGGATGCCCGGGGGCATCCGGTCGGGTTTATCCGGCTCGAAGATATTGCGCGGTATATTGTGAAGAAATAG
- a CDS encoding riboflavin synthase, whose translation MFTGIVQRLGNIVDIQMEGTAGRITMVPNRPFDKAVNLGDSIAVNGTCLTVADMDGDKLMFDVLGETFDKTNLGEKTPGDVVNLEQALALGDTLGGHIVTGHVDNTGTVAKVEEVGRDKKFTIECSRDMLMLMVYKGSIAIDGISLTVAELTDSGFVVHIIPHTLQETDMSAFSVGTKVNLEADILGKHVQRILEFGGGQDYRLNLNGE comes from the coding sequence ATGTTTACAGGAATTGTACAGCGGCTTGGAAATATCGTGGATATTCAAATGGAGGGCACGGCGGGACGGATCACGATGGTGCCGAACCGTCCGTTTGATAAAGCGGTGAATCTGGGCGACAGCATTGCGGTGAACGGTACCTGCCTGACTGTGGCCGACATGGATGGCGATAAGCTGATGTTTGATGTACTGGGGGAAACGTTTGATAAAACCAATCTGGGTGAAAAAACGCCGGGCGATGTGGTGAATCTGGAGCAGGCGCTGGCGCTGGGCGATACATTGGGCGGTCACATTGTTACAGGACATGTGGACAACACCGGCACGGTGGCGAAGGTGGAGGAAGTGGGCCGCGACAAAAAGTTCACGATCGAATGCTCCAGAGACATGCTGATGCTGATGGTTTACAAAGGTTCGATCGCTATTGACGGTATTTCGCTTACGGTGGCGGAGTTGACCGACAGTGGATTTGTTGTTCATATTATTCCGCACACGCTGCAGGAAACGGATATGTCGGCGTTCAGCGTCGGTACCAAGGTAAATTTGGAAGCGGATATTCTGGGCAAGCACGTGCAGCGTATTCTGGAATTCGGCGGCGGACAGGATTACCGCCTTAACCTTAACGGTGAATAA
- a CDS encoding divergent polysaccharide deacetylase family protein, translating to MHFFKVSLIVLFLLGGFAVQAQKIFLVIDDAGLALHETQQFLDIPVSMTIAVLPHQKQTKQVCIAIGRDRNKEIILHQPMEAYNDKKNPGVGAIMNTTPPSEVRKILDQNFRSVRGAVGMNNHMGSRVTENPELIREMLRFCKAHDMFFLDSKTAYNSQVPRIAKENGMHVEERHVFLDINHDRAYIRRMWGSAVNKAKENGYVIVIAHVWSKESAAAIRDSYEGLLNQGYTFHKLSELYK from the coding sequence ATGCATTTCTTTAAAGTCAGTCTGATTGTTCTGTTTCTGCTCGGCGGGTTTGCGGTGCAGGCCCAAAAGATTTTTCTGGTGATTGATGATGCCGGATTGGCGCTGCATGAGACGCAGCAGTTTCTGGATATTCCGGTTTCGATGACCATCGCGGTGCTGCCGCACCAGAAGCAGACGAAGCAGGTCTGTATTGCAATCGGCCGGGACCGGAATAAAGAGATTATTCTGCATCAGCCGATGGAGGCCTATAACGATAAAAAAAATCCGGGAGTCGGTGCGATTATGAACACCACGCCGCCATCCGAAGTTCGGAAAATTCTGGATCAGAATTTCCGTTCCGTACGCGGAGCGGTCGGTATGAACAATCATATGGGTTCCCGGGTGACGGAAAATCCGGAGCTGATTCGTGAAATGCTGCGTTTCTGCAAAGCACACGACATGTTTTTTCTCGACAGTAAAACCGCCTATAATTCGCAGGTACCGCGCATTGCGAAAGAAAACGGTATGCACGTGGAAGAGCGACATGTTTTTCTGGATATTAATCATGACCGGGCCTACATCCGGCGCATGTGGGGCAGTGCGGTTAATAAAGCCAAAGAAAATGGTTACGTCATTGTAATTGCCCACGTGTGGAGTAAAGAGAGCGCGGCGGCAATCCGCGACAGTTATGAGGGGCTGCTGAACCAGGGCTATACTTTTCATAAGCTTTCGGAGCTTTACAAATGA
- the ftsY gene encoding signal recognition particle-docking protein FtsY, with protein MAGWLRALRKTRSIIGRVFSSKTNLEEMAVEEIEEILLRSDVPARLTMKIVDELEFPTRKASRRERLTDMLIKELGETPDFHWPSDKKPYVLMLLGINGSGKTTTAAKLAKKAMNEGRKPMLCGSDTFRAAGSSQLKLWSEKVGCDFVGGEMGHDAAGVAFNAVEAAIEKNCDVVMVDTAGRMHTKTPLMDELPKMCRAMNKRRAGAPDEVWMVLDASLGQNAVIQAKQFNEVVPLTGIVVTKLDGSSKAGFLFSVKNELHVPILFAGLGEGEDDLVPFDPQAFVDALFDDEGSTESPD; from the coding sequence ATGGCAGGGTGGTTGCGTGCACTGAGAAAAACGCGCTCAATTATCGGCCGGGTATTCTCCTCGAAAACCAATCTCGAAGAGATGGCGGTTGAGGAAATTGAAGAAATTCTGCTGCGTTCCGATGTGCCGGCCCGCCTGACGATGAAGATCGTCGATGAACTGGAATTTCCGACCCGCAAGGCCTCACGTCGCGAACGGCTGACGGATATGTTGATTAAAGAGCTCGGCGAAACGCCGGACTTTCATTGGCCGTCCGATAAAAAACCGTACGTGCTGATGCTGCTAGGAATCAATGGTTCGGGAAAAACCACGACGGCAGCAAAACTGGCAAAAAAGGCAATGAACGAAGGTCGCAAGCCCATGCTTTGCGGATCGGATACCTTTCGCGCGGCGGGATCGTCCCAGCTCAAACTGTGGAGCGAGAAAGTCGGGTGCGATTTTGTCGGCGGTGAAATGGGGCACGATGCGGCGGGCGTAGCGTTTAATGCCGTTGAAGCCGCCATCGAGAAAAACTGTGATGTCGTTATGGTGGATACCGCCGGTCGGATGCATACCAAAACCCCGCTGATGGATGAGCTGCCGAAAATGTGCCGCGCAATGAACAAGCGCCGCGCGGGCGCTCCGGATGAGGTCTGGATGGTGCTCGATGCCTCATTGGGCCAGAATGCGGTTATTCAGGCCAAACAGTTTAATGAGGTGGTTCCGCTGACCGGAATTGTTGTTACAAAACTGGATGGCTCCTCTAAAGCCGGATTTCTCTTTTCCGTGAAAAACGAACTTCATGTGCCGATCTTGTTTGCCGGTCTCGGCGAAGGCGAAGACGACCTCGTGCCTTTCGATCCACAGGCCTTTGTTGATGCGCTCTTCGATGATGAAGGATCCACAGAGTCCCCGGATTAG
- a CDS encoding SDR family NAD(P)-dependent oxidoreductase — protein MSVPTVGNRSVLVTGCSSGIGLATAEMLRSRGWKVFSTARKADDIDALKLAGFEAVKLDLSSSESIQTAVEWVQVKNGGELGALVNNAGFGMPGAIQDLSREAMRRQFEVNVFGLQELTNSWIPVFRKQRFGRIVNVSSVVGRLALPFMGIYSASKFALEAISDAQRVELSPESISVSLIEPGPIRTRFSTNCAGEGEDKLDVESSKFGAAYRQYFDKRRNGGMAEDRFRLPPEAVARKILHALESPKPKIRYKVTIPAYAGDFAARFVPARLIDRLMTGHVKKRFG, from the coding sequence ATGAGCGTTCCAACTGTTGGAAACCGGTCTGTGCTGGTTACCGGCTGTTCTTCGGGGATCGGTTTGGCGACGGCGGAGATGTTGCGTTCCAGAGGCTGGAAAGTTTTTTCGACAGCACGGAAAGCGGACGATATCGACGCCCTTAAACTGGCGGGCTTTGAAGCGGTTAAACTGGACCTTTCATCCAGTGAATCTATTCAGACTGCGGTAGAGTGGGTGCAGGTGAAAAACGGGGGGGAGCTTGGCGCGCTGGTGAACAACGCCGGTTTCGGTATGCCCGGTGCCATTCAGGATCTTTCTCGTGAGGCCATGCGCCGTCAGTTTGAAGTGAATGTTTTCGGTCTGCAGGAACTGACCAACAGTTGGATTCCGGTTTTTCGAAAACAGAGATTCGGCCGGATTGTGAATGTGAGTTCGGTGGTGGGGCGTCTTGCGCTTCCGTTTATGGGTATTTATTCGGCCTCAAAATTTGCGCTTGAGGCGATCAGCGATGCTCAGCGTGTGGAGCTTTCGCCTGAATCGATTTCGGTTTCACTGATTGAACCAGGGCCGATCCGCACGCGTTTTTCGACTAACTGTGCCGGTGAGGGTGAGGATAAGCTGGATGTGGAATCCTCAAAATTCGGGGCGGCTTACAGGCAGTATTTTGATAAACGCCGGAACGGAGGAATGGCGGAGGACCGGTTCCGTCTTCCGCCGGAAGCTGTGGCCCGGAAAATCCTTCATGCGCTGGAATCTCCGAAACCTAAAATCCGCTACAAGGTTACGATTCCTGCTTATGCCGGTGATTTTGCGGCGCGCTTTGTGCCGGCGCGGCTGATTGACCGGTTGATGACCGGTCATGTGAAGAAGCGTTTCGGCTGA
- the ribH gene encoding 6,7-dimethyl-8-ribityllumazine synthase: MGKGISKTIEPIGGIGANQILGHLDAAGLRFGIVVARFNDELTDELARSAYQCLVQNGAKPETIDVVRVPGAYEVPVIAEKMAASKHYDALIVLGVVVEGETQHAQMIIDTTGQTVLDISCRYQLPVINEIVGVRNWAQAEARCLGGENTRGWYAAEAAVETARVNRKLG, encoded by the coding sequence ATGGGAAAAGGTATTTCAAAAACAATTGAACCGATTGGCGGAATAGGTGCAAATCAGATTCTCGGCCATCTTGATGCTGCCGGACTGCGCTTCGGTATTGTGGTGGCTCGCTTCAATGATGAACTGACCGATGAGCTGGCCCGTTCGGCGTATCAGTGTCTGGTGCAGAACGGGGCAAAGCCGGAGACCATTGATGTGGTTCGGGTTCCGGGTGCGTATGAAGTTCCGGTGATTGCGGAAAAGATGGCGGCGTCGAAACATTATGATGCGCTGATTGTACTCGGTGTTGTGGTTGAAGGTGAAACGCAGCATGCGCAGATGATTATTGATACGACCGGTCAGACGGTGCTCGATATTTCCTGTCGTTATCAGCTTCCGGTAATCAATGAAATTGTCGGTGTCCGGAACTGGGCACAGGCGGAGGCCCGCTGTCTCGGCGGCGAAAACACCCGCGGCTGGTATGCCGCCGAAGCGGCCGTTGAAACGGCGCGTGTAAACAGAAAGCTCGGATAG
- a CDS encoding bifunctional 3,4-dihydroxy-2-butanone-4-phosphate synthase/GTP cyclohydrolase II has product MFDPIEDVIEAFQNGEIIVMTDDEDRENEGDLICAAEKVTPEIINFMVTHARGLVCIPMEEQQLRKLGLSRMTPAHSSDKYYTAFMDSVDVRNGTTTGISAADRARTVQALISEDSQAQDFIKPGHLFPLKAVKGGVLERAGHTEGTVDLARISGMKPAGVICEILREDGDMMRLQELRKFADQHGLKMTSVAEVTKYRYVHEKLVNMEREINMPTDAGPFRMRLYSSYVDHKDHLALVCGDASSGKVPLVRVHSECLTGDVFHSQRCDCGQQLHAAMHAVQEHGYGAIVYMRQEGRGIGLAKKLHAYELQEQGMDTVEANEHLGFDADLRDYGIGAQILNDMGMSRINLLTNNPAKIIGLDKYGIKVQERVPLVLKPGKFNDFYLATKRDKMGHLI; this is encoded by the coding sequence ATATTCGATCCGATTGAGGATGTGATCGAAGCCTTCCAAAACGGTGAAATCATTGTGATGACCGATGACGAGGATCGCGAAAATGAGGGCGATCTGATCTGCGCCGCTGAAAAAGTCACACCGGAAATCATCAATTTCATGGTAACCCACGCCCGCGGTCTGGTCTGTATTCCGATGGAGGAACAACAGCTTCGCAAATTGGGCCTTTCGCGTATGACGCCTGCCCATTCGTCCGATAAATATTATACGGCATTTATGGATTCGGTTGATGTGCGCAACGGAACGACCACCGGCATCAGTGCTGCGGATCGGGCCCGTACGGTTCAGGCCCTTATCTCCGAAGACAGTCAGGCGCAGGATTTCATTAAACCGGGCCACCTGTTTCCGCTCAAAGCCGTTAAGGGCGGCGTGCTCGAACGGGCCGGCCATACGGAAGGTACGGTTGATCTTGCCCGGATTTCAGGAATGAAACCGGCCGGTGTCATCTGCGAAATTCTTCGGGAAGACGGCGATATGATGCGCCTGCAGGAACTTCGTAAATTTGCAGATCAGCATGGGTTGAAAATGACGTCTGTCGCCGAGGTGACTAAATACCGCTATGTGCACGAAAAGTTGGTCAACATGGAGCGGGAGATCAATATGCCGACCGATGCCGGACCGTTTCGCATGCGGCTCTACAGTTCGTACGTTGATCATAAGGATCATCTTGCATTGGTCTGCGGCGATGCTTCATCCGGAAAAGTTCCGCTCGTGCGTGTGCACAGCGAATGCCTGACCGGGGATGTGTTTCATTCCCAGCGGTGCGACTGTGGGCAGCAGCTGCATGCTGCCATGCATGCTGTTCAGGAGCATGGCTACGGAGCGATTGTTTACATGCGGCAGGAAGGGCGCGGCATTGGACTGGCTAAAAAGCTGCATGCGTATGAGCTGCAGGAACAGGGCATGGATACCGTTGAAGCCAACGAACATCTCGGTTTTGATGCTGATCTGCGCGATTACGGAATCGGTGCGCAGATTCTGAATGATATGGGGATGAGCAGGATTAATCTGCTGACGAATAATCCGGCTAAGATCATCGGTCTGGATAAATACGGCATAAAAGTGCAGGAGCGGGTTCCGCTGGTTCTGAAGCCGGGCAAGTTCAACGATTTCTACCTCGCGACTAAACGCGATAAAATGGGCCATCTGATTTAA
- a CDS encoding secondary thiamine-phosphate synthase enzyme YjbQ, with the protein MKSFSLQTRARTDFLKIDHQVAEYVLETGLQEGIITVFIPHTTAGITINENADPDVSADMEQVLDRVVPWEGGYRHFEGNTAAHVKASMMGNSVQVIVANGKLQLGTWQSLYFCEFDGPRTRQVWVKGISEQ; encoded by the coding sequence ATGAAGAGCTTTTCCCTCCAGACTCGCGCACGAACAGACTTTTTGAAGATCGATCACCAAGTGGCAGAATATGTGCTAGAAACAGGACTTCAGGAAGGTATAATTACGGTTTTCATCCCGCATACGACCGCGGGGATAACCATTAACGAGAATGCTGACCCCGATGTCTCAGCAGACATGGAGCAGGTACTCGACCGTGTGGTGCCCTGGGAAGGTGGCTACCGGCATTTTGAAGGGAATACGGCAGCCCATGTAAAAGCGAGTATGATGGGTAATTCGGTACAGGTCATTGTTGCCAACGGAAAACTGCAGCTTGGAACATGGCAAAGCCTCTACTTTTGTGAGTTTGATGGACCCCGCACACGGCAAGTGTGGGTTAAAGGAATTTCGGAACAATGA